A DNA window from Hordeum vulgare subsp. vulgare chromosome 1H, MorexV3_pseudomolecules_assembly, whole genome shotgun sequence contains the following coding sequences:
- the LOC123421037 gene encoding berberine bridge enzyme-like Cyn d 4: MARTRRTTMLHLVLTLYILSVSGQNTLSNLGHSAAIHGFLGCLSADIPSGLIQTPATPSYSALLLSTARNLRYILPDTSKPVGIIAAAEHAHVQTTVRCGRRHGVRVRVRSGGHDYEGLSYASVHLHNEPFAVLDLAALRAIHVDPARAEAWAESGATVGELYYAVGAASRSLGFPAGSCPTMGIGGHLSGGGFGSLARKYGLSADNVLDALVVDADGRLMNRSSMGEELFWAICGGGGESFGVVLSWKVRLVPVPETVTVLSITRSRSQGAVELITKWQEVAPVLPQEVYLRVLVLNQQANFQAMFLGRCGGLHRLMQYRFPELGMTEQDCEEVSWVQSTVFFGFSTTSMPPEQLLNRSSNPSYYLKAKSDHVQDPIARDVWESIWAGWLDKPEAALLMLDPYGGLMSSISPSETPFPHRRGNLYQIQYYSFWYDNGTAAAEKRMSWVRGLYNEMEPYVSSNPRAVYVNYRDLDLGTNELDGNVTSYHKATVWGHKYFKGNFKRLAAVKTMVDPHDFFRNEQSIPPLPRCQNDTL; this comes from the coding sequence atggcAAGGACACGGAGGACGACAATGTTACACCTTGTCCTAACCCTCTACATCCTCTCGGTCTCGGGCCAAAACACGCTCTCTAATTTAGGTCATTCCGCTGCAATCCATGGATTCCTTGGCTGCCTCTCCGCGGACATCCCGTCTGGCCTCATCCAGACCCCGGCAACCCCGTCCTACTCCGCCCTCCTGCTGTCCACCGCCCGGAACCTCCGCTACATCCTGCCGGACACCTCGAAGCCCGTGGGGATCATCGCGGCCGCCGAGCACGCCCACGTGCAGACCACCGTGCGCTGCGGCCGCCGCCACGGCGTCCGCGTCCGCGTGCGCAGCGGCGGCCACGACTACGAGGGCCTCTCCTACGCCTCCGTCCACCTCCACAACGAGCCCTTCGCGGTGCTGGACCTCGCCGCTCTCCGGGCGATCCACGTCGACCCGGCGCGTGCTGAGGCGTGGGCCGAGTCCGGGGCCACCGTCGGCGAGCTCTACTACGCCGTCGGCGCCGCCAGCCGCTCGCTCGGGTTCCCGGCGGGCTCCTGCCCCACCATGGGCATCGGTGGCCACCTGAGCGGCGGCGGGTTCGGGTCGCTGGCACGCAAGTACGGCCTCTCCGCTGACAACGTCCTCGACGCCCTCGTCGTGGACGCGGACGGAAGGCTGATGAACAGGAGCAGCATGGGGGAGGAGCTCTTCTGGGCTATCTGTGGCGGAGGCGGCGAGAGCTTCGGCGTCGTGCTGTCGTGGAAGGTGCGGCTAGTCCCCGTGCCGGAGACCGTCACGGTGTTGAGCATCACCAGGTCAAGGAGCCAAGGTGCCGTCGAACTGATCACCAAATGGCAAGAGGTGGCGCCGGTTTTACCGCAAGAAGTGTACCTCCGCGTGCTGGTGCTGAACCAGCAGGCTAATTTCCAGGCCATGTTTCTTGGGCGGTGCGGCGGCCTCCATCGGCTCATGCAATATCGCTTCCCCGAGCTTGGAATGACGGAGCAAGACTGCGAGGAGGTGAGCTGGGTGCAGTCCACCGTCTTCTTCGGCTTCTCCACGACGTCCATGCCGCCGGAGCAGCTCCTCAACAGGAGCAGCAACCCGAGCTACTATCTCAAGGCCAAGTCGGACCACGTGCAAGACCCCATTGCAAGGGACGTGTGGGAGAGCATATGGGCAGGGTGGCTGGACAAGCCCGAGGCGGCGCTGCTCATGCTGGACCCTTACGGTGGGTTGATGAGCAGCATCTCGCCGTCGGAAACGCCGTTCCCGCACCGGCGGGGGAACCTTTACCAGATCCAGTACTACTCCTTCTGGTACGATAACGGGACGGCTGCAGCGGAGAAGAGAATGAGCTGGGTCAGGGGACTCTACAACGAGATGGAGCCTTACGTGTCCAGCAACCCAAGGGCTGTGTATGTCAACTACAGGGACCTTGACCTCGGGACGAATGAGTTGGACGGCAACGTCACCAGCTATCACAAGGCTACAGTATGGGGACACAAGTATTTCAAAGGTAATTTTAAGAGGTTAGCAGCTGTCAAGACCATGGTGGATCCCCATGATTTCTTCAGGAATGAGCAGAGCATCCCTCCTCTTCCCCGCTGCCAAAATGATACACTATAG